In the genome of Zobellia nedashkovskayae, the window ACACAAGACCGTTCGTTACGAGTACCATTATTGGGGCTACTTCAATGAAACAATTGCAGGAGAATATTGAAAGTATAGATTTGAAATTGAGCGAAGAGGTGCTTGAAGGCATCGAAGCGATACACAATTCTATACCTAATCCGGCACCATAAATAGGCTATATGTTCTTTCTAAAGGTAGGCTTTGGCCAGTTGATAGTAATTGTGGTCGTAATCTTGATAATCATGGTTACCGCCCGGATACTTCGTGATAAGAGGTAGGGGCGTTCTGTTGATTTTTCAGATAAGTAGATTAGCCAAAAAGAGAGTTGAACATATCTTCTATTCTTGAGATAAGATGCACTTCTATTTTTGAATTTTTTAAGGTAATTTTATTATTCTTAGAAACATAAATAGAAGTGAAACCCAGTTTTTCAGCTTCAGAAATACGTTGGTCTACCCGTTGTACTGGCCGTATTTCACCTGCAAGACCAACCTCTGCAGCAAAACAGACGCCCTTTTCAATGGGAATATCTTCATTGCTGGATAGAATGGCCGCAACTACTGCTAAGTCAATAGCTGGGTCATCAACTGAAATTCCACCAGTAATATTCAAAAAGACATCTTTTGCTCCTAATTTAAAACCAGCCCGCTTTTCAAGAACGGCCAACAGCATATTTAGACGCTTAGCATTGTAGCCTGTAGTAGAGCGCTGTGGCGTACCATAAACGGCTGTACTTACCAAAGCTTGGATTTCTATCATTAATGGGCGCATGCCTTCTATGGTAGATGCAATGGCAGTGCCACTTAATCCTTCATCATTTTTAGAAATCAGTATTTCAGAAGGGTTGTTAACTTGTCTTAGCCCGCCACCTAACATTTCATAAATACCTAATTCTGCCGTTGATCCAAAACGGTTTTTTAAAGCTCTAAGGATTCGGTATACGTAGTTTCTATCGCCTTCGAACTGTAATACGGTATCAACCATGTGTTCCAAGATTTTGGGTCCTGCAATGGAACCATCTTTGGTAATATGGCCAATTAGAATAACTGGTGTGTTGGTTTCTTTGGCAAATTTGATGAGTTCTGCAGTACACTCACGTACTTGAGAGATGCTTCCTGCAGCAGACTCTATGTAATCTGAATGTAGTGTTTGGATGGAATCGATAACAACTATATCCGGTTCCGTGGTTTCTATTTGTTTAAAGATGTTTTGGGTCTTGGTTTCTGTAAGTATAAAACAGGTTTCGCTGTTCGGGTGAATTCTATCTGCCCGCATTTTAATCTGTTTTTGACTTTCTTCCCCAGAAACGTAAAGAGTTTTATAGGGAAGTTTAAGAGCGATCTGTAAAAGCAAGGTGCTTTTTCCAACTCCAGGTTCGCCGCCAAGTAAAACTAAAGCTCCAGGTACTAGTCCGCCGCCTAAAACACGGTTGAATTCTAAATCAAATGTGTCTAGTCTAAGCTCTTTGTCCGTGCTAATTTCATTAACACGTAAGGGTTTTGCTATTTTTTTGACCGTTGTAGTACTTGCCTTCCAACTTGTTTTTTCTTCCTTTTGAACGACTTCTTCAACTACGGTGTTCCATTCTTTGCAAGCAGAACATTGTCCCACCCATTTGGCGTATTGAGTGCCACAGTTCTGGCAGAAAAAAGCTGTTTTTGTTTTGGCCATACCTTGATTTGAGGATTGGCCTTAAAGGTAAAACTTTGTTTGATAATTAGCGCTGTGTAGTTTGTGATTTAGTAACCAAAATCAGCTTTTAAAGCATCTATTTTTTCTAAAGCCATCTCTTTGGTAAGGAAATCTATTTCATCCATAGCAAATGCTTTTTCAAAAGTTTTGAACGCTTTCTTTGGTTCGCCCATCTGCTCGTAATATTCACCTTCAAAGTAGAAACCCATCATGGTATCTGGAAATTCTTTTTTACAAAGTTCTGCAAGAGGTTTTAAAGATTCTGTATCCTCCTTTTTTCGGCATGCGGCATAGATGGCCATAATATCGTTCAGGTCAACTGTTTTTTTAACTCGGAACAAATCCTCTATATTTTGATATTTGTTTTCTAAATATTGAAAAACAGGCGCTTCAGAAGTTAATATTTGATTTTTGTACTCCTTAGGGCTGATTGGCTTGAACATGCCAAAAATATTATCAAAAACCTTTCCTAGACCGTAAGTGGCTATGGAAACATGATCAGCACCATCATATTGCTGAAAGTTGTAATGGAGGGATTCCTTGTCAATGGCCTTAATGGCCTTGTCCATCTGAAGAATTCGTGAAGTGTTCTTGTTTTTTTCAGTCTCTACTATTAATTCATAGAAAATTTGTTTGTCAAAAGCAGCTAAACGTGCTGGAACTCTGGTTTCCATTTCTGGAGCTAAATCCGGGGAAATATTCACATAAGCATTGAACAGCGAATTTTCTTTAAAAAGCCAATAGTTGGTGAAATTAGCGGTGATATCATACCCAACAATCATTTTGAAAGGTGCTGTACTGTAAGTTAAATCTAGGTAAGGTATAATTTCCATTCCTAGAAACTCGAAGAATTTTTTTGCTTTTTCAGAAGGAAGACCAGAATCAGGGTCAAAAGCACAATCGTCAAAACGAATACTTTTTTTGCTTTGCTCCACACCTACAATTATACTGGCAGGCATGCCATGAAATTTATGGTAAAACTTAGCG includes:
- a CDS encoding alpha/beta hydrolase — encoded protein: MLRKLTFFACLLCASLNAQVTQEIFESFKLQERRDVKYYFPEDYDKEKKYPLIVVLDGEYLFDQVVANAKFYHKFHGMPASIIVGVEQSKKSIRFDDCAFDPDSGLPSEKAKKFFEFLGMEIIPYLDLTYSTAPFKMIVGYDITANFTNYWLFKENSLFNAYVNISPDLAPEMETRVPARLAAFDKQIFYELIVETEKNKNTSRILQMDKAIKAIDKESLHYNFQQYDGADHVSIATYGLGKVFDNIFGMFKPISPKEYKNQILTSEAPVFQYLENKYQNIEDLFRVKKTVDLNDIMAIYAACRKKEDTESLKPLAELCKKEFPDTMMGFYFEGEYYEQMGEPKKAFKTFEKAFAMDEIDFLTKEMALEKIDALKADFGY
- the radA gene encoding DNA repair protein RadA yields the protein MAKTKTAFFCQNCGTQYAKWVGQCSACKEWNTVVEEVVQKEEKTSWKASTTTVKKIAKPLRVNEISTDKELRLDTFDLEFNRVLGGGLVPGALVLLGGEPGVGKSTLLLQIALKLPYKTLYVSGEESQKQIKMRADRIHPNSETCFILTETKTQNIFKQIETTEPDIVVIDSIQTLHSDYIESAAGSISQVRECTAELIKFAKETNTPVILIGHITKDGSIAGPKILEHMVDTVLQFEGDRNYVYRILRALKNRFGSTAELGIYEMLGGGLRQVNNPSEILISKNDEGLSGTAIASTIEGMRPLMIEIQALVSTAVYGTPQRSTTGYNAKRLNMLLAVLEKRAGFKLGAKDVFLNITGGISVDDPAIDLAVVAAILSSNEDIPIEKGVCFAAEVGLAGEIRPVQRVDQRISEAEKLGFTSIYVSKNNKITLKNSKIEVHLISRIEDMFNSLFG